The proteins below come from a single Trifolium pratense mitochondrion, complete genome genomic window:
- the ccmFn1 gene encoding cytochrome c biogenesis FN1: MYIIYEFFHLSLFPGLFVAFTYNKKQPPAFGAAPAFWCILLSFLGLSFRHIPNNLSNYNVLTANAPFFYQISGTWSNHEGSILSWCRIPRFYGFLLCYRGRPQSHNVSKRGGHREVLYDFVSNFVKNSILSLPEPNV, translated from the coding sequence ATGTACATAATATATGAATTCTTTCATTTATCGTTATTTCCGGGTCTTTTCGTTGCATTCACTTACAACAAGAAACAACCACCTGCGTTTGGTGCAGCACCTGCATTTTGGTGCATTCTTCTTTCTTTCCTCGGTCTTTCGTTCCGTCATATTCCTAATAACTTATCCAATTACAACGTATTAACCGCTAATGCACCTTTCTTTTATCAAATCTCAGGGACATGGTCTAATCATGAGGGTAGTATTTTATCATGGTGTCGGATCCCACGTTTTTATGGATTCCTTCTTTGTTACCGGGGTCGACCCCAAAGCCATAATGTCTCAAAACGAGGAGGCCATAGAGAAGTTTTGTATGACTTTGTCTCGAACTTCGTGAAGAACTCCATTCTATCTCTCCCGGAACCGAACGTTTGA
- the ccmFn2 gene encoding cytochrome c biogenesis FN2 has product MGARRSRGSREGKRRTHPLLHLARYDKERASSIDEQRIDGALGIALFFSPFLSASSDPFVRNFFVRTEPLAESNPVPQDPISAIHPPCIYAGDVASAMGFGLCRSKIMNGIVALHSPPMRKDAAEKKGTLLRSAGCVGSRITSELFTKKLKHVVAKCYPALLLRSNRSLLMQLWRRFFAFSSLWTGALVDTGREQAKRVVRNEQKETTTSPLCWSAGANTVVSDQDQKQIRIWILTCRWFLTVGIMPGSWWAHHELGRGGWWFRDPVENASFMPWVLATARIHSVILPLLHSWISFLNIVTLPCCVSGTFSIRSGLLASVHSFATDDTRGIFLWRFFLLMTGISMILFSQMKQQASVRRTYKKEMVVARSTLVHLRHSARAQPRPVMLWKN; this is encoded by the coding sequence CTGGGTGCTAGGCGCTCCCGTGGTTCGCGAGAAGGAAAAAGAAGGACTCATCCTTTGTTGCATCTGGCACGATATGATAAAGAGAGAGCTTCGTCTATCGATGAACAGCGGATTGACGGAGCTCTTGGCATTGCTTTGTTTTTCTCTCCTTTCCTATCAGCGAGTTCCGATCCTTTTGTTCGAAATTTCTTCGTTCGTACCGAACCGCTTGCAGAATCAAATCCTGTTCCACAAGATCCTATATCAGCTATACATCCTCCTTGCATTTATGCCGGAGACGTCGCCAGTGCTATGGGCTTTGGATTATGTAGATCAAAAATAATGAATGGGATTGTGGCACTCCACTCGCCGCCAATGCGGAAGGATGCCGCCGAAAAGAAGGGAACGCTGCTTCGCTCTGCTGGATGCGTCGGATCCCGTATAACAAGCGAGCTTTTTACCAAAAAATTAAAACATGTGGTCGCAAAATGCTATCCAGCTCTCTTGTTGCGTAGCAATAGAAGCCTGCTCATGCAGCTTTGGCGGCGCTTTTTCGCCTTCTCTTCGCTCTGGACAGGAGCGCTAGTGGACACGGGGAGGGAGCAGGCGAAGCGTGTCGTTCGTAATGAACAGAAAGAGACCACTACTTCGCCTCTTTGTTGGAGCGCCGGCGCGAACACAGTGGTATCTGACCAGGACCAGAAACAGATTCGAATTTGGATCTTGACATGTCGGTGGTTTTTAACCGTGGGCATCATGCCAGGAAGTTGGTGGGCTCATCATGAATTAGGTCGGGGTGGCTGGTGGTTTCGGGATCCCGTAGAAAATGCTTCTTTTATGCCTTGGGTATTAGCCACAGCTCGTATTCATTCCGTAATTCTACCCCTTCTTCATTCTTGGATCTCGTTTCTGAATATTGTGACTCTTCCATGCTGTGTCTCAGGAACCTTTTCAATACGGTCCGGATTGCTAGCTTCCGTTCATAGTTTTGCTACAGATGATACACGAGGAATCTTTTTATGGCGGTTCTTCCTTCTAATGACCGGCATATCTATGATTCTTTTCTCCCAGATGAAGCAGCAGGCATCGGTCCGTAGAACTTATAAAAAAGAGATGGTTGTGGCGCGAAGTACTCTTGTGCACCTCCGTCACTCGGCTCGCGCGCAACCCCGCCCCGTTATGTTATGGAAGAATTGA
- the ccmC gene encoding cytochrome c biogenesis C, translated as MSLSLSLLQPSFLMSKTRSCALILIGSRLFLTAMAIHLSLRVAPLDLQQGGNSRILYVHVPAARMSILVYIATAINTFLFLLTKHPLFLRSSGTGTEMGAFFTLFTLVTGGFRGRPMWGTFWVWDARLTSVFISFLIYLGALRFQKLPVEPAPISIRAGPIDIPIIKSSVNWWNTLHQPGSISRSGTSIHVPMPIPILSNFANFPLSTRILFVLETRLPILSFPESPLRYEIEAREGIAKPSLLPSSN; from the coding sequence ATGTCCCTTTCGTTATCGTTATTACAACCTTCTTTTTTGATGTCAAAGACCAGAAGCTGTGCGCTAATTCTCATTGGATCTCGGTTGTTCTTAACAGCGATGGCTATTCATTTAAGTCTTCGGGTAGCACCATTAGATCTTCAACAAGGTGGAAATTCTCGTATTCTTTATGTACATGTTCCTGCGGCTCGGATGAGTATTCTTGTTTATATCGCAACGGCTATAAACACTTTCTTATTCCTATTAACAAAACATCCCCTTTTTCTTCGCTCTTCCGGAACCGGTACAGAAATGGGTGCTTTTTTTACGTTGTTTACCTTAGTTACTGGGGGGTTTCGGGGAAGACCTATGTGGGGCACCTTTTGGGTGTGGGATGCTCGTTTAACCTCTGTATTCATCTCGTTTCTGATTTACCTGGGTGCACTGCGTTTTCAAAAGCTTCCTGTCGAACCGGCTCCTATTTCAATCCGTGCTGGACCGATCGATATACCAATAATAAAGTCTTCAGTCAACTGGTGGAATACATTGCATCAACCTGGGAGCATTAGCCGATCTGGTACATCAATACATGTTCCTATGCCCATTCCAATCTTGTCTAACTTTGCTAACTTCCCCCTCTCAACCCGTATCTTGTTTGTTCTGGAAACACGTCTTCCTATTCTATCTTTTCCCGAATCTCCTTTAAGGTATGAAATAGAAGCTCGAGAAGGAATAGCAAAACCTAGTTTACTTCCCAGCTCAAACTGA